In one Buchnera aphidicola (Uroleucon sonchi) genomic region, the following are encoded:
- a CDS encoding transglycosylase SLT domain-containing protein: MTLGVLIISVLLLTECNNIANTKKNLKKYYFSNKNNIEKKLNNWVNLIRHAAYKYNVDETLIKAIIYAESSGNPYAKSKSNAIGLMQIKPSAAGLEVYRLHGKKGQPSIEELYNPKKNINIGTAYIHFLQKQLSGIKNQDIMRCATIVSYSNGIHKLLKIFSRNNQNAIHIINSMTKKNFFLYIKKNIQKFRL, translated from the coding sequence ATGACATTAGGAGTGTTGATTATTTCTGTTTTATTATTAACTGAATGTAATAATATTGCAAATACAAAAAAAAATCTTAAAAAATATTATTTTTCAAATAAAAATAATATTGAAAAAAAATTAAATAATTGGGTTAATCTTATTAGACATGCTGCATATAAATATAATGTTGATGAAACATTAATTAAAGCAATTATTTATGCTGAATCTTCTGGAAATCCTTATGCAAAAAGTAAATCCAATGCGATTGGTTTAATGCAAATCAAACCTTCTGCAGCTGGTTTAGAAGTATATCGTTTACATGGAAAAAAAGGACAACCTTCTATTGAAGAATTGTATAATCCTAAAAAAAATATTAATATAGGAACTGCTTATATTCATTTTTTACAAAAACAACTGAGTGGAATCAAAAACCAAGATATTATGAGATGTGCTACTATCGTGTCATATTCTAATGGAATCCATAAACTTCTGAAAATATTTTCTCGTAATAATCAAAATGCAATACATATAATTAATAGTATGACAAAAAAAAATTTTTTTCTTTATATAAAAAAAAACATCCAGAAATTCAGGCTTTAA
- the mnmA gene encoding tRNA 2-thiouridine(34) synthase MnmA — MKNIKIKDTKKVIVAMSGGVDSSVAAWMLKNQNYQVEGLFMKNWEEDDREGYCNSTQDLFDAEEICKKLNIYLHKVNFSAEYWESVFKKFLNEYKKGNTPNPDVLCNKEIKFNVFFNYAIDVLKADYIATGHYARIKKYNEKYMLLKGIDKNKDQSYFLYTLSSQQLKKILFPIGYWKKNIIRNLAKNINIRISKKKDSTGICFIGPKKFKNFLNFYIPEQIGDIITISGKVIGKHNGVVYYTLGQRKGLGIGGIKEAYNMPWYVVEKNIQKNQLIVAQGGNNIHLMSIGLIAKNIHWINNDNITFPFSCTVKIRYQQIDISCNIEYKKYKRLKIIFDSPVIAVTPGQSVVLYLLEICIGGGIIESRLPLSSLAL, encoded by the coding sequence ATGAAAAATATAAAAATAAAAGATACTAAAAAAGTAATTGTTGCTATGTCTGGAGGTGTAGATTCATCAGTAGCTGCATGGATGTTAAAAAATCAAAATTATCAAGTAGAAGGTTTATTCATGAAAAATTGGGAAGAAGATGATCGAGAAGGATATTGTAATTCTACTCAAGATTTATTTGACGCAGAAGAAATATGTAAAAAATTAAATATCTATCTTCATAAAGTTAATTTTTCTGCAGAATATTGGGAATCTGTTTTTAAAAAATTTTTAAATGAATATAAGAAAGGAAACACGCCAAATCCTGATGTATTATGTAATAAAGAAATTAAATTTAATGTTTTTTTTAATTATGCTATTGATGTCTTAAAAGCTGATTATATTGCTACAGGTCACTATGCACGTATCAAAAAATATAATGAAAAATATATGTTATTAAAAGGTATTGATAAGAATAAAGATCAAAGTTATTTTTTATATACATTAAGTAGTCAACAACTGAAAAAAATTTTATTTCCAATTGGTTATTGGAAAAAAAATATCATAAGAAATTTAGCTAAAAATATTAATATACGAATTTCTAAGAAAAAAGATTCTACTGGAATATGTTTTATTGGTCCAAAAAAATTTAAAAATTTTTTAAATTTTTATATTCCTGAACAAATAGGTGACATAATAACTATATCTGGAAAAGTAATTGGAAAACATAATGGTGTTGTTTATTATACCTTAGGTCAAAGAAAAGGTTTAGGTATTGGAGGTATAAAAGAAGCATATAACATGCCTTGGTATGTTGTAGAAAAAAATATTCAAAAAAATCAGTTAATTGTTGCGCAAGGAGGTAATAATATTCATTTAATGTCTATAGGTTTAATTGCTAAAAATATTCATTGGATTAACAATGATAATATAACTTTTCCTTTTTCTTGTACAGTTAAAATAAGATATCAACAAATAGATATCTCATGTAATATAGAATATAAAAAGTATAAACGTTTAAAAATAATCTTTGATTCTCCTGTTATTGCTGTAACACCAGGACAGTCAGTTGTGCTATATTTGTTAGAAATATGTATTGGAGGTGGAATTATCGAATCTAGATTACCATTATCATCACTTGCATTGTAA
- the purB gene encoding adenylosuccinate lyase produces MKLTELTAISPIDGRYSNSTILLRNIFSEYSFLKYRLHVEIQWFKKIISMSQVLNIQYFIKSEEILFLDNILNTFNENDAMDIKKIEKTTNHDIKALEYFLKNKISTCEGLVHISEFIHFGCTSEDINNLAYALMIKDSRDNIILPLWQKILIILNHLMIKYQNIPLLSLTHGQPATPSTMGKEIANFYYRMKRQYLKLRKIEILGKMNGSTGNYNAHLSAYPNINWHKISETFVKSLGIHWNPYTTQIEPHDYIAELFSCITLFNTILIDFNQDMWGYISLNYFNQNIVENEIGSSIMPHKINPIDFENSEGNLGLSNALMNHMIKKLPISRWQRDLSDSTVLRNLGVAISYSIIAYNSVLSGIKKLKINENQLLKNLNQNWSILSEPIQTVMRRYNIKNAYENLKKITRGKKINKNVIHQYISSLNIPEEEKKRLKDITPINYIGFSNKMVDEIK; encoded by the coding sequence ATGAAATTAACTGAATTAACAGCAATTTCTCCTATTGATGGTCGATATTCTAATTCAACAATATTATTAAGAAATATTTTTAGCGAATATAGCTTTCTAAAATATCGTCTACATGTTGAAATTCAATGGTTTAAAAAAATTATTAGTATGTCTCAAGTATTAAATATTCAATATTTTATTAAATCTGAAGAAATATTATTTCTAGATAATATTTTAAATACATTTAATGAAAATGATGCAATGGATATTAAAAAAATAGAAAAAACAACTAATCATGATATTAAAGCCTTAGAATATTTTTTAAAAAATAAAATCTCTACATGTGAAGGTTTAGTGCATATATCTGAATTTATTCATTTTGGTTGCACTTCAGAAGATATTAATAATCTAGCATACGCGTTAATGATTAAAGATTCTCGTGATAACATTATTTTACCATTATGGCAAAAAATTTTAATTATTTTAAATCATCTAATGATCAAATATCAGAACATTCCTTTGTTATCTCTAACTCATGGACAACCAGCTACTCCATCAACCATGGGAAAAGAAATAGCTAATTTTTATTATCGAATGAAACGTCAATATTTAAAATTACGAAAAATAGAAATTTTAGGAAAAATGAATGGAAGTACTGGTAATTATAATGCACATTTATCTGCTTACCCTAATATAAATTGGCATAAAATTAGTGAAACTTTTGTAAAATCATTAGGTATACATTGGAATCCTTATACTACACAAATCGAACCTCATGATTATATTGCAGAATTGTTTTCTTGTATTACGCTTTTTAACACAATATTAATTGATTTTAATCAAGATATGTGGGGGTATATTTCTTTAAATTATTTTAATCAAAACATTGTTGAGAATGAAATAGGTTCTTCAATTATGCCGCATAAAATTAATCCAATTGATTTTGAAAATTCTGAAGGAAATTTAGGATTATCTAATGCTTTAATGAATCATATGATAAAAAAATTACCTATTTCTAGATGGCAACGAGATTTAAGTGATTCAACAGTATTAAGAAATTTAGGGGTAGCTATTTCTTATTCAATAATTGCATATAATTCTGTGTTATCAGGTATTAAAAAATTAAAAATCAATGAAAATCAATTATTAAAAAATTTAAATCAGAACTGGTCTATTTTATCAGAACCTATTCAAACTGTTATGCGTCGTTATAATATTAAAAATGCATATGAAAATCTTAAAAAAATTACTCGTGGTAAAAAAATAAATAAAAATGTTATTCATCAATATATTTCAAGTTTAAATATTCCAGAAGAAGAAAAAAAACGTTTAAAAGATATTACTCCTATTAATTATATTGGTTTTTCTAATAAAATGGTTGATGAGATAAAATAA
- a CDS encoding enoyl-ACP reductase FabI: MNLLKGKKILIVGISGKRSISFGIAKSLYYQKAELGFVCQNAYISKKIKNLANSMKSHIVLSCDVAKDKEIKKLFTDLSKIWKKFDGLVHAIGYCPKEHLHGDFIANITREGFNIAHEISSYSFTALVQACSNMLNNSSSLLTLSYLGSQRVVKNYNVMGLAKASLEANVRYMAYSLGQKNIRVNAISSGPIRTLSSYQIQDFNKIQNHAHSYSLIKKPITSKNIGNVASFLLSNLSLGITGSVIYVDNGFNVQV, encoded by the coding sequence ATGAATTTGCTAAAAGGAAAAAAAATTTTAATTGTTGGTATATCCGGCAAGAGATCTATTTCTTTTGGTATAGCAAAATCTTTGTATTATCAAAAAGCTGAATTAGGATTTGTGTGTCAAAATGCATATATAAGTAAGAAAATAAAAAATTTAGCTAATTCTATGAAATCTCATATTGTGTTATCTTGCGATGTTGCTAAAGATAAAGAAATTAAAAAATTATTTACTGATTTAAGTAAAATATGGAAAAAATTTGATGGTTTAGTTCATGCAATCGGATATTGTCCAAAAGAACATTTACATGGTGATTTTATTGCTAATATTACACGAGAAGGATTTAATATTGCACATGAAATTAGCTCATATAGTTTTACAGCATTAGTGCAAGCATGTAGTAATATGTTAAATAATTCATCTTCTTTATTAACATTATCTTATTTAGGTTCTCAACGTGTAGTAAAAAATTATAATGTTATGGGTTTAGCTAAAGCTTCATTAGAAGCAAATGTACGTTATATGGCTTATTCATTAGGTCAAAAAAATATTCGAGTTAATGCTATTTCATCTGGTCCAATTCGAACTTTATCTTCTTATCAAATTCAAGATTTCAATAAAATACAAAACCATGCCCACTCTTATTCATTGATTAAAAAACCTATTACAAGTAAAAATATAGGAAATGTAGCATCTTTTTT